The genomic DNA tgtgtgtgtgtgtgtgtgtgtgtgtgtgtgtgtgtgtgtgtttgggagggGGACTTCCTGGGGCCCACAGGTGTAGGACTGTCAGGGATCAGAATGGAATCTTGGCTCCAAGCCCACCCTACCCAAGTTTAATACAGGAAAATGTGGTGGGAATAGAGAATATAGTATCAGGGCCTCCCTGAAGGGCTTACCAGGGGGGCCTAGAAATCATTGCTCAGTCCCCTGTCAGCACGTTGCATGGTTTAGGGAAGGGTTTTCAGGAGAATGAGTGGGCTTTTACACAGTGCTGGGTTAGTGTGCCCCTTAGAGGGCTCAAGCAGTTTGTTTTCCCCCCTCAGGTTGAGTACTGTTACTAAGCATTCaatctctccgtctccctctcccctctgcccacCCACCCTTCTCTCTTTTAGCAAGAAGAAGCAGGAGCAAATTGCAGAATGGAAAACATTTCTCAAGAATGCAAAAGTGGAGATCAGGCCCCAGTGCAAAAGGAAGAAGCTCGCCCTTTGGGAGATGGTGAAGGGCAGGAGCCTGAGGGAAATGTTAGAGGAGAGTGGGCTCCTCCTGCCCAGGATTTGAGAGATGATATGCCCAATAGGCTTGTCAATAACATTGATATGATAGATGGAGATGCAGATGATATGGAACGATTCATGGAGGAGATGAGAGAGCTAAGGAGGAAGATTAGGGAGCTTCAATTGAGGTACAGCCTGCGCATTCTAATAGGAGATCCCCCTCACCATGATCATCATGATGAGTTTTGCCTTATGCCTTGAATGCTGGGTCCATAACCATAATTCCCCTGCTTCACAAACTTGTATTTTCTTGATGTACTACTTCTTATTGTGAAACTTTGTTTTTCTGTCATTTTGCTTTTCCTGACTAAAGAtttctttctgatttagtctGTAAATTTTTCTGTCAGCAGGGGAATTTCCTCAACTTGCATGGAAAACATTAAGTACATATTTCTGGAATTAATAAAGCAGTTCTAAGAGCAGTCTGAAGCTAGGCTATCTTATTTAAAAATCCTTTGAGGTTGGAGACATAGCTCGTTGGGTAGGGTGTCTATATTGCTATGCATGTGACCCACgttggagccctggcaccacatggggggTTCCATGTAGCAATGGAAGAAGTTATGGTGCTGTTATATCCCTCACTCTCTGAGTGCCTATCtaactgaatggaaaaaaaatgtcccacACTGGTGAAagctctggacacacacacacacacacacacacacacacattaaaagcaTCAATACTACCAATTAGCTGATGATGTGAAACAGAGACAATTAATAAATACTTGAGACAATTTGAAAACATATGTCCCTTATGCTAACTCTGGATTTCTTACATTTCATTAAGATTACCTAAGTAAACAAACAACtagtaatttttcctttctttccttctttctttctttatttttatttataaaatggaagtattgacaagaccataggataagaggggtgcaatttcaCGTaatccccaccactagaactccatatccaatcccctcccttgatagcttccctattctttatccctccggga from Erinaceus europaeus chromosome X, mEriEur2.1, whole genome shotgun sequence includes the following:
- the BEX5 gene encoding protein BEX5 → MENISQECKSGDQAPVQKEEARPLGDGEGQEPEGNVRGEWAPPAQDLRDDMPNRLVNNIDMIDGDADDMERFMEEMRELRRKIRELQLRYSLRILIGDPPHHDHHDEFCLMP